In Desulfomonile tiedjei DSM 6799, a genomic segment contains:
- a CDS encoding rhomboid family intramembrane serine protease has translation MFPLRDDIQSESFPFVTILIIILNSFMWMYEISLGPRLENFLWQYGLIPLHVVAYDHFRGGFIGNALIPMFTSIFMHGGWMHIIGNMWFLWIFGDNIEGRLGHFKFFLFYLLCGIGASVIHVMSSPESRIPTIGASGAISGVLGAYLISFPHARVLTLFIIVIIIRIVEIPAFAFLIFWFVFQFISSASLASVQQDAGGVAYWAHMGGFVVGIVLLLLFPKKPAPQPHSRPALSRRW, from the coding sequence ATGTTTCCGCTGAGAGATGACATTCAATCTGAGAGTTTTCCCTTTGTTACTATTCTCATCATCATTCTCAATTCATTTATGTGGATGTACGAAATTTCACTCGGACCGAGACTCGAAAATTTTCTCTGGCAATATGGTCTGATTCCCCTACACGTGGTTGCTTACGACCATTTTCGGGGAGGGTTCATAGGAAATGCCTTGATCCCGATGTTTACCTCCATCTTCATGCATGGAGGATGGATGCACATCATTGGGAATATGTGGTTCCTGTGGATTTTCGGTGACAATATCGAAGGTAGATTAGGACATTTCAAATTTTTCCTCTTTTATCTCCTTTGTGGAATAGGCGCTTCAGTCATACACGTAATGTCCAGTCCGGAGTCCAGAATTCCTACTATCGGGGCAAGCGGCGCGATATCCGGAGTTCTGGGAGCGTACCTGATCAGCTTTCCTCATGCCCGAGTTTTGACGCTCTTCATTATCGTCATCATTATTCGTATTGTTGAAATTCCTGCGTTCGCTTTTCTGATATTCTGGTTTGTGTTCCAGTTCATAAGCAGTGCATCGCTGGCCTCCGTTCAGCAAGACGCCGGTGGGGTAGCATATTGGGCTCACATGGGTGGATTCGTGGTGGGGATTGTTCTGCTATTGTTATTTCCCAAGAAACCTGCTCCACAGCCTCATTCACGCCCTGCACTCTCGCGCAGATGGTGA
- a CDS encoding Mrp/NBP35 family ATP-binding protein, producing the protein MAEKKPPLSKEELQELREELMLADSLTRIENTLMILSGKGGVGKSTVAVNLAAALAASDRQVGLLDIDIHGPSIPTLLKLEGASVQGQSQRGMSPIQYNNNLKVMSVEFVLKDQAHEAVIWRGPMKHRLIKQFIAEVDWGNLDFLIVDAPPGTGDEPLSICQMAPPRSRAIIVTTPQKLALQDVKKSIRFCRAVEMPIFGIVENMSGFVCSNCGTEHELFKSGGGERLARETGFKFLGRIPLDPRLVTASDEGKPFVLEYPTSAAAKAFDRMIEPILALSPPRMKKH; encoded by the coding sequence ATGGCAGAGAAGAAACCCCCTTTATCCAAAGAAGAATTACAGGAATTGCGCGAAGAACTCATGCTTGCAGACAGTCTCACCAGAATCGAAAACACGCTTATGATTCTTTCGGGAAAAGGAGGCGTGGGAAAGAGTACTGTCGCAGTAAATCTTGCTGCAGCTCTGGCTGCATCCGACAGGCAGGTCGGGTTGCTGGATATAGACATTCACGGGCCGAGCATACCTACTCTGTTGAAGTTGGAAGGCGCTTCTGTCCAGGGACAATCGCAACGGGGCATGAGTCCCATTCAGTACAACAACAATCTGAAGGTTATGTCCGTGGAGTTTGTCCTCAAAGACCAGGCCCATGAAGCAGTCATATGGCGCGGCCCCATGAAACATCGTTTGATAAAGCAATTCATCGCTGAAGTTGACTGGGGCAATCTCGATTTTCTCATCGTGGATGCTCCTCCCGGAACTGGAGACGAGCCGCTTTCAATTTGTCAGATGGCTCCACCGCGATCTCGGGCGATTATCGTTACCACTCCGCAAAAGCTGGCTTTGCAGGATGTGAAGAAATCCATTCGTTTTTGCAGGGCCGTGGAAATGCCTATTTTCGGCATAGTCGAAAATATGAGCGGTTTTGTGTGTTCCAATTGTGGTACGGAACACGAGTTATTCAAGAGTGGTGGTGGAGAACGGCTTGCAAGAGAAACGGGATTTAAATTCCTGGGACGCATACCGTTGGATCCTCGACTGGTCACTGCCTCGGATGAAGGAAAACCGTTTGTGTTGGAATATCCAACTTCGGCTGCCGCAAAGGCCTTTGACCGGATGATCGAGCCAATTCTGGCATTGTCCCCGCCCAGAATGAAAAAGCACTAA
- a CDS encoding CoB--CoM heterodisulfide reductase iron-sulfur subunit B family protein, whose translation MKYALYLGCAIPIKYPGFEAATRLVCERLGIELLDLPFSCCPPPTSMKLVHYESWLALAARNLCLAEEAGVDLLTLCSGCVNTLKEANHILKQSDSKRRKVNRILEEYNHQFKGTINVTHILDVLYQDSVVERLLKERVRDVPLRIGCHYGCHYFRPPKIMYPGELSDAESYVPVKMDHLLSIIGVEPVEYSRKFLCCGSPLGANMDQDAGYEITRQKLSYIRERNIHALSVICPSCFEQFDMGQIVLGRKTKEKEKVPTFYLTQLVGLALGFNPKQIGLDVHRVKPRKILEAIEIA comes from the coding sequence ATGAAATATGCCCTGTATCTGGGATGTGCAATCCCGATAAAATATCCCGGCTTTGAAGCTGCAACCCGGCTGGTGTGTGAGCGATTAGGTATTGAACTGCTGGACTTACCCTTTTCGTGTTGTCCTCCTCCGACGAGCATGAAGCTGGTGCACTACGAATCATGGCTGGCGCTTGCGGCTCGAAACCTGTGTCTTGCGGAAGAAGCCGGTGTCGATTTGCTGACCTTGTGTTCAGGATGCGTGAACACATTGAAAGAAGCAAATCACATCCTGAAACAGAGTGATTCGAAACGACGCAAGGTCAATCGCATCCTGGAAGAGTACAATCATCAGTTCAAGGGAACAATCAATGTAACGCATATCCTGGATGTGCTCTATCAGGATTCTGTGGTGGAACGACTGTTGAAAGAACGAGTCCGGGATGTTCCGCTACGGATTGGCTGCCATTATGGCTGCCATTATTTCCGGCCTCCAAAGATCATGTATCCCGGAGAATTGTCCGATGCGGAATCGTACGTTCCTGTGAAGATGGATCATCTCTTGTCGATCATCGGGGTAGAACCGGTGGAGTATTCCCGAAAATTCCTGTGTTGCGGATCTCCTCTGGGCGCTAATATGGACCAGGATGCAGGATACGAAATTACACGGCAAAAGCTCTCGTACATTCGGGAACGCAACATTCATGCACTGTCGGTGATCTGTCCTTCATGTTTCGAGCAGTTCGACATGGGACAAATCGTGCTTGGTCGCAAAACGAAAGAGAAAGAGAAAGTTCCCACTTTCTATTTGACTCAGCTTGTCGGCCTGGCTCTCGGCTTCAATCCCAAGCAGATCGGTCTGGACGTCCACAGGGTAAAACCGAGAAAGATCCTGGAAGCCATTGAGATTGCTTGA
- a CDS encoding 4Fe-4S dicluster domain-containing protein: MTIKVWKHFSREDLYECYQCARCTGSCPAMEVAPAYGPRETILKCLNLGHDKVVEDEKIWLCCTCNVCEDRCPQKIPISDLLVALRNSAARRGNIPMRLSMAIELLAKTGRSMIVHQLDEMRAHHGLAPLPPAPVEEIRDLLKKSGLDDIIEF; this comes from the coding sequence ATGACGATAAAAGTCTGGAAACACTTCTCTCGGGAAGATCTGTACGAATGTTATCAGTGTGCTCGATGTACGGGTTCCTGTCCGGCTATGGAGGTTGCTCCCGCGTACGGTCCCAGAGAGACTATTTTGAAGTGCCTCAATCTGGGTCACGACAAGGTGGTGGAAGACGAGAAAATATGGCTTTGCTGCACTTGCAACGTGTGCGAAGACAGATGTCCTCAGAAAATTCCCATTTCGGACCTGCTAGTTGCCCTTCGCAATTCTGCGGCACGTCGGGGAAACATTCCAATGAGGCTCAGCATGGCTATTGAACTGCTTGCCAAGACCGGTCGTTCGATGATCGTTCATCAATTGGACGAGATGCGTGCACACCATGGTCTGGCGCCTCTGCCTCCGGCTCCTGTGGAAGAAATCCGAGATCTTCTGAAGAAAAGCGGATTGGACGATATCATAGAGTTTTGA
- the hdrA2 gene encoding CoB-CoM heterodisulfide reductase HdrA2 translates to MKEINETIEPIKSSLRIGVYVCHCGKNIGGTVRCDEVAEYASHLPGVILAKDSLYTCSEPGQEQIKHDIREHDLNRVVVASCTPRLHEPTFRAACESAGLNPYLLEMANIREHCSWVHLHDKDAATEKAKDLVAMAVNRAARLKPQIEVTVPVTRKAMVIGGGVAGIQAALDMADAGYKVYLVERTGSIGGRMAQIDKTFPTMDCSICILAPKMSEVGRHPNIELLTLSEIQEVQGHIGNFKAKILKKARYVTKECTACGDCIQACPQLSPDEFNAGLSIRRAIHIPFAQAVPSTFLIDMDRCLNNQGIVACDRCFQSCSHKCIDFADKDQILELEVGTIVVATGVEVYDPTALTELGYGKFPNVITTLEFERLINAGGPSGGELIRPSDRKRPKKVAFLQCIGSRSKRSNPYCSNVCCMNTVKDALLIKEHWPDTEIHVFYIDIRAFGKGFEDLFQRARREGVVFMRGIPGEIIEDIQTGDLTLLGENTLLGSHYKFHMDMVILSVGIKPHKDAEKIQRLLNLATDTDGFYMEAHPKLRPVDTTTGGVFLAGAAEGPKDIKDSVTQASAAASRANILMSKGEVQIPAITSHIDPEKCTACGLCARVCPYHAIEGSKEQGFYRVIEAACQGCGACVPECRFGAIDQAHFTEEQIVSQIDAALAIDPHNKILAFACNWCSYAGADFAGVSRMQYPHNVRIIRTMCSARVSPSWIEKAFSMGAGGVLVSGCHPADCHYNNANQNTARRVDRFWKRMEKLGINKDRLRLAWVSAAEGAQFAKVIKEMEEGLRKLTPQEIEEAAEKLTKSFNKKSEA, encoded by the coding sequence TTGAAAGAAATAAATGAAACCATCGAGCCGATCAAGAGTTCTCTTCGCATCGGTGTCTATGTCTGCCATTGCGGTAAGAACATCGGTGGCACGGTCCGATGTGACGAAGTAGCTGAGTACGCCAGTCACTTGCCCGGCGTTATCCTCGCGAAAGACTCTCTATACACCTGTTCGGAACCCGGCCAGGAACAGATAAAGCACGATATACGCGAGCACGATCTAAACCGTGTTGTTGTTGCCTCCTGCACTCCGAGACTGCACGAGCCTACTTTCAGAGCTGCCTGTGAAAGTGCCGGTTTGAATCCCTATCTCCTGGAAATGGCAAACATTCGGGAGCACTGTTCGTGGGTTCACCTGCACGATAAGGACGCTGCCACCGAAAAGGCCAAAGATCTGGTCGCCATGGCGGTAAACAGAGCTGCACGCCTGAAGCCGCAAATTGAGGTTACGGTTCCAGTCACTCGGAAAGCGATGGTCATCGGTGGAGGTGTGGCAGGAATCCAGGCTGCTCTCGATATGGCCGATGCCGGATACAAGGTGTATCTCGTGGAACGTACCGGCAGTATCGGCGGCCGTATGGCCCAGATAGACAAGACCTTTCCCACTATGGATTGCTCCATCTGTATCCTGGCGCCAAAAATGAGCGAAGTGGGAAGACATCCGAATATCGAACTATTGACTCTCTCGGAAATCCAGGAAGTGCAAGGCCATATCGGTAATTTCAAGGCAAAGATCCTCAAAAAGGCTCGATATGTCACGAAAGAATGCACCGCCTGCGGGGACTGTATTCAGGCGTGTCCTCAGCTTTCACCGGATGAATTTAATGCCGGGCTGTCCATTCGCCGGGCCATTCATATCCCCTTCGCGCAAGCAGTTCCGTCCACTTTTCTCATCGATATGGACCGGTGCTTGAACAATCAGGGAATCGTTGCCTGCGATCGCTGTTTTCAATCCTGTTCTCACAAATGCATCGATTTCGCGGATAAAGACCAAATCCTTGAGCTTGAAGTCGGTACTATCGTCGTAGCCACGGGCGTTGAGGTGTACGATCCCACTGCATTGACTGAGCTTGGGTACGGTAAATTCCCGAATGTCATCACGACTCTTGAATTCGAACGACTCATCAATGCTGGCGGGCCTTCCGGCGGCGAGTTGATTCGACCGTCAGATCGCAAGAGACCGAAAAAAGTAGCGTTTCTTCAGTGCATCGGATCCAGGAGTAAAAGAAGCAATCCGTACTGCAGCAACGTATGTTGCATGAATACGGTAAAGGACGCTCTGCTCATCAAGGAACACTGGCCGGACACGGAAATCCATGTCTTCTACATTGATATTCGTGCATTCGGGAAAGGTTTCGAGGATCTCTTTCAGAGAGCCCGTCGAGAAGGCGTCGTTTTCATGCGCGGAATCCCCGGTGAAATCATCGAGGATATTCAGACCGGCGACCTCACACTTTTAGGCGAGAACACCCTTTTGGGAAGTCATTATAAATTCCATATGGATATGGTGATCCTTTCCGTAGGCATCAAGCCGCACAAAGACGCGGAAAAAATCCAACGACTACTCAATCTCGCAACAGATACCGACGGCTTTTACATGGAAGCGCATCCGAAACTCCGACCGGTAGACACTACCACTGGAGGGGTATTTCTGGCGGGAGCGGCAGAAGGTCCGAAAGATATTAAAGATTCCGTGACTCAGGCTTCTGCGGCGGCATCGAGAGCCAACATTCTCATGTCCAAGGGTGAAGTTCAGATACCTGCCATAACGTCCCACATCGATCCGGAAAAATGTACGGCCTGTGGTCTGTGCGCTCGCGTTTGTCCCTATCATGCCATTGAAGGCAGTAAAGAACAGGGATTCTACAGGGTTATCGAAGCAGCGTGTCAGGGATGCGGGGCCTGTGTTCCTGAGTGCAGGTTTGGAGCCATTGACCAGGCCCACTTCACAGAAGAACAGATCGTGTCGCAAATCGATGCAGCTTTGGCTATTGACCCGCACAACAAGATTTTGGCGTTCGCGTGCAACTGGTGTTCGTATGCCGGTGCGGATTTTGCCGGAGTGTCGAGGATGCAGTATCCGCATAATGTTCGCATTATACGCACTATGTGTTCTGCTCGGGTATCTCCATCCTGGATTGAAAAGGCCTTCAGCATGGGCGCCGGCGGCGTCCTGGTTTCAGGTTGCCATCCTGCAGACTGCCATTACAACAATGCGAACCAGAATACTGCACGAAGAGTAGATCGTTTCTGGAAACGCATGGAGAAGCTCGGGATTAACAAGGATCGTCTGAGATTAGCCTGGGTGTCGGCTGCTGAAGGGGCTCAGTTCGCAAAGGTCATAAAGGAAATGGAAGAGGGCTTGAGAAAACTCACACCCCAGGAAATAGAAGAAGCAGCCGAAAAACTGACAAAGTCTTTCAACAAGAAGAGTGAAGCATGA
- a CDS encoding 2-oxoacid:acceptor oxidoreductase family protein encodes MSEKQEIRLAGFGGQGIILSGHILGKAAALFEKKNAVFTQSYGPEARGGSCSADVVISDDVVHYPKVGRPAVLVIMSQGAWTTYGQSILPGGTLILDEDLVTIDKDPEGITVYRVPATRLAESMGKKIVANIVMLGAVGALGNVVAYESLKNSVLSSIPAGTEELNISAFDRGYQYGVDLLKRMQANA; translated from the coding sequence ATGAGTGAGAAACAGGAGATCAGGCTTGCAGGTTTTGGAGGACAGGGGATAATCTTGTCCGGTCATATCCTCGGTAAAGCAGCAGCGCTTTTTGAGAAGAAAAATGCGGTCTTCACCCAGAGTTACGGCCCGGAAGCCAGAGGCGGTTCGTGCAGCGCAGATGTGGTCATCTCGGATGATGTCGTGCATTATCCGAAAGTCGGCCGCCCTGCGGTTCTCGTGATCATGAGTCAAGGAGCTTGGACCACGTACGGTCAATCCATCCTTCCCGGAGGCACCCTGATCCTCGACGAAGATTTAGTCACTATCGACAAGGACCCTGAAGGAATCACCGTTTACAGGGTTCCGGCCACTCGTCTCGCGGAATCTATGGGCAAGAAGATTGTGGCAAATATCGTAATGCTGGGAGCGGTTGGCGCTCTGGGAAACGTGGTCGCTTACGAATCTCTTAAGAATTCGGTACTCTCATCGATTCCGGCAGGTACGGAGGAACTCAATATTTCCGCTTTCGACAGGGGTTATCAGTATGGAGTGGATCTGTTGAAACGCATGCAAGCCAATGCATGA
- a CDS encoding thiamine pyrophosphate-dependent enzyme, whose amino-acid sequence MKVKLRETVPFNKEAADLLIQKDHGLHPDDKYLKPGRIPHIWCPGCGLGVVLTSFIEAMRRKGLTVDQSAVVSGIGCTGRVAGYLDMDTYHTTHGRAIPFATGLALAKPDLHVTVFSGDGDLFAIGGNHLIHAARRNVNLKVLCVNNFNFGMTGGQVAPTTPLEARTSTTPTGNAEPGFNLPYLAHAAGAVYVARWTTFHPRQLVHSISQTFDKKGFTFIEAITPCPTGYGRPNKLGSGLEEMRYYREMSEIRNGADLRETGIRLREKIIVGTFVNTQRADFMENYRGKVVARAAAKGKGKEKGKAA is encoded by the coding sequence ATGAAGGTAAAGCTTAGAGAAACCGTTCCATTCAACAAGGAAGCTGCGGACCTGCTCATTCAAAAGGATCATGGCCTTCATCCGGATGACAAGTACCTGAAACCCGGAAGAATTCCGCATATCTGGTGCCCCGGTTGCGGGCTTGGAGTTGTCCTCACCTCATTCATTGAAGCCATGCGCCGCAAGGGACTCACGGTGGATCAAAGCGCTGTAGTGTCCGGCATCGGTTGTACGGGAAGGGTCGCGGGATACCTCGACATGGACACGTACCATACCACCCATGGCAGAGCCATTCCTTTTGCTACCGGGTTAGCGCTGGCCAAACCCGATCTCCATGTGACGGTGTTTTCGGGAGACGGCGACTTATTCGCCATCGGAGGGAATCATCTGATCCACGCAGCCCGGCGCAATGTGAATCTGAAAGTGCTGTGCGTGAATAATTTCAATTTCGGTATGACGGGCGGGCAAGTGGCTCCCACAACTCCGCTCGAGGCCCGAACGTCCACCACTCCCACGGGCAATGCGGAACCCGGTTTTAATCTCCCGTATTTGGCTCATGCAGCCGGAGCTGTCTATGTTGCCCGCTGGACCACGTTCCATCCACGGCAGCTCGTGCATTCCATCAGCCAGACATTCGATAAGAAGGGATTTACCTTCATCGAGGCTATCACACCATGTCCCACGGGATACGGCAGACCGAACAAGCTTGGCTCCGGATTGGAAGAGATGCGCTATTATCGTGAGATGTCTGAAATCAGGAATGGCGCCGATCTGAGAGAAACCGGAATTCGCCTCAGAGAAAAAATCATCGTTGGAACCTTTGTTAATACGCAGCGAGCCGATTTCATGGAGAATTATCGGGGCAAAGTGGTCGCTCGAGCCGCAGCAAAGGGAAAAGGGAAAGAAAAGGGCAAAGCCGCATGA
- a CDS encoding 2-oxoacid:acceptor oxidoreductase subunit alpha: MADKDILTGEHFIHGDAACAEGGIAAGCRFFAGYPITPATEVAERMARRLPQVGGVYIQMEDEIASMAAILGASWGGVKSMTSTSGPGFSLMMENIGLGMMTETPCVVVNIQRGGPSTGLPTLVGQADVMQARWGSHGDYGCIALAPSSPQECFDFTVDAFNLSEIYRQPVFVLGDEVVGHMTEKVIIPPRDKLKIVDRKKPQVSKQEYLPFATEDLMPAPMAVAGQGYHVHVTGLTHDERGYPVITDAVQERNVRHIVDKIRKNAEKIIRYDAVFLDDAEVVVVAYGCTSRVARQSVEDMRAKGVKAGLLRLITLWPFPSQVIRRLAKQAKAFVVPEINYGQIAYEVERTAQGNAEVVLMALMGGSIHTPEEITETVLECL; this comes from the coding sequence ATGGCAGATAAAGATATTCTGACCGGTGAACATTTTATTCACGGAGATGCGGCCTGCGCGGAAGGCGGAATTGCTGCAGGATGCCGTTTCTTTGCCGGATATCCCATAACTCCTGCGACGGAAGTTGCCGAACGCATGGCCAGAAGACTGCCCCAGGTAGGCGGTGTGTACATCCAGATGGAAGACGAGATCGCCTCCATGGCCGCGATTCTGGGTGCTTCCTGGGGAGGCGTGAAATCAATGACCTCCACGTCGGGTCCGGGTTTTTCTCTGATGATGGAGAATATCGGTCTCGGGATGATGACTGAAACGCCCTGCGTTGTTGTCAATATACAGCGAGGTGGCCCTTCCACGGGTCTTCCGACACTTGTAGGCCAGGCGGATGTTATGCAGGCGAGATGGGGTTCTCATGGGGATTACGGCTGCATTGCTTTGGCTCCTTCATCGCCCCAGGAATGCTTCGATTTTACTGTGGATGCATTCAATCTGTCGGAAATCTACCGCCAGCCTGTTTTTGTGCTTGGTGACGAAGTTGTGGGGCATATGACCGAAAAGGTCATTATTCCACCGCGGGATAAGCTGAAGATCGTCGATCGCAAGAAGCCTCAAGTGTCAAAACAAGAGTACTTGCCGTTCGCCACGGAAGATTTGATGCCCGCACCGATGGCTGTTGCCGGCCAGGGGTATCACGTGCATGTGACGGGTCTGACTCACGATGAACGAGGATATCCCGTAATCACGGATGCGGTTCAGGAACGGAATGTCCGGCACATTGTGGATAAGATTCGCAAGAACGCTGAAAAAATTATCCGATATGATGCGGTTTTCCTTGACGATGCTGAAGTCGTCGTCGTGGCATACGGCTGTACCTCGCGGGTTGCCCGTCAATCGGTGGAAGACATGAGAGCAAAAGGTGTAAAGGCAGGGCTCCTTAGACTGATTACCTTGTGGCCTTTTCCTTCTCAGGTGATACGACGCCTTGCAAAACAGGCAAAAGCTTTTGTGGTTCCCGAAATCAACTACGGGCAGATCGCGTATGAAGTCGAACGAACTGCCCAGGGAAATGCCGAAGTGGTTTTAATGGCTCTCATGGGCGGGTCTATCCATACTCCCGAAGAAATAACGGAAACCGTCCTGGAATGTTTGTAA
- a CDS encoding 4Fe-4S dicluster domain-containing protein, with product MKFWRLPLDSEAHSIPQGIVNIIENRCKGCGFCIEFCPNGCLKESKRFNAKGYHPPEVVMQAEDCVECGLCGLICPEFAIFTELKEAKKITEEDIQKVTTRYSRKDKRSQKR from the coding sequence ATGAAATTCTGGCGCCTACCCCTTGATTCCGAGGCTCATTCGATTCCGCAAGGAATTGTAAATATTATCGAAAATCGCTGTAAAGGATGCGGATTCTGTATCGAATTCTGTCCTAACGGTTGTTTGAAGGAAAGCAAACGATTCAACGCCAAGGGATATCATCCGCCGGAAGTAGTAATGCAAGCGGAAGACTGTGTGGAATGCGGACTGTGCGGTCTCATTTGTCCGGAATTTGCGATCTTCACGGAGTTGAAGGAAGCGAAGAAGATTACAGAAGAAGATATACAGAAGGTAACCACACGGTATTCTCGAAAAGATAAGCGATCCCAAAAACGATAA
- a CDS encoding magnesium chelatase subunit D family protein has translation MSSFNHQYPFSAIFGQDSMKLALLLTIINPLIGGVLIRGEKGTAKSTAVRALVRFLPAVRTNNHSSIFSTDKFQPPAHIDHENGGPRARVVTLPLHATEDMVLGGLDFSKSLQAGKPEFQPGLLARAHGGILYVDEVNLLSDHLVNTILDVTASGENLVQREGIFYRHPAKFVLVGTMNPEEGELRPQLLDRFGLCVEIKAETKIAARIEVLRRKDEFERQPQLFCKRFEQEDSLLLKRLSRAAHILPHVRLTRRIGSFIVEICTVHHVAGHRADVVIAHTARALASFEERTEIVDQDVERAAALALPHRSRLAAFENKKKKSGHSPQSSVVNPLLWEEYPDSSPRHLVPPTENFEEEIHGTTERRALRTDSPEAIFDIGQSFKVREIVHSPEKRVRQTTGRRSRTTAANKRGKYIRAAEPRGNHDLALDATLRAAAPHQIHREKKPGMAVVIRNEDIREKIRETRTGNFLLFLVDASGSMGAKGRMVASKGAIMSLLHDAYQKRDRIAMISFRKQEAVVNLPPTSSMYLAGKLLKELPVGGKTPLAAGLRKGGELLRTMMIKDPGCRPIVIVITDGKANEGIGKGDPFWEALAIAQSIASDKRIKSVVVDAEEEGTFHDGLAARLAKVMAADYFRIKDLKADVLLRIARNSGT, from the coding sequence TTGTCGAGCTTCAATCATCAGTATCCTTTTTCTGCTATCTTCGGACAGGATTCCATGAAGCTCGCGTTGCTCCTCACCATTATCAACCCGCTCATAGGAGGCGTGTTGATTCGAGGTGAAAAGGGTACAGCCAAATCCACTGCAGTCCGAGCTTTAGTCCGTTTTCTTCCCGCTGTCCGCACCAACAATCATTCTTCGATTTTCTCGACCGACAAATTTCAGCCGCCTGCTCATATCGACCATGAAAACGGCGGCCCTCGAGCTCGTGTTGTTACTCTGCCTCTCCATGCAACGGAAGACATGGTCCTTGGCGGATTGGATTTTTCAAAATCGCTCCAGGCCGGGAAACCGGAGTTCCAGCCGGGTCTCCTGGCTCGTGCGCATGGCGGTATATTGTATGTAGATGAAGTGAATTTGCTTTCAGATCATCTTGTCAACACAATCCTTGACGTGACCGCTTCGGGAGAGAACCTGGTCCAACGGGAGGGTATATTTTATCGTCATCCTGCAAAGTTTGTGCTTGTCGGAACCATGAATCCGGAAGAAGGAGAGCTCAGACCTCAATTGCTCGACCGCTTCGGATTGTGCGTGGAAATCAAAGCAGAGACCAAGATCGCAGCTCGAATCGAGGTGCTTCGTCGCAAAGACGAGTTTGAACGGCAACCCCAATTATTTTGTAAAAGATTCGAACAGGAAGACTCATTACTCTTAAAGCGGCTCTCCCGCGCTGCGCACATTCTGCCGCATGTCCGTTTGACCCGACGAATCGGATCTTTCATTGTCGAGATTTGCACGGTTCACCATGTCGCCGGACACAGAGCTGATGTGGTGATAGCTCATACGGCTCGAGCACTTGCTTCGTTCGAAGAGCGAACCGAGATTGTGGACCAAGATGTCGAAAGAGCTGCTGCATTGGCTCTTCCGCATCGTTCCAGACTGGCAGCCTTTGAAAACAAGAAGAAAAAATCGGGTCACTCTCCGCAATCTTCTGTTGTCAATCCCCTTTTATGGGAAGAGTATCCAGACTCCAGCCCTCGTCACCTTGTACCGCCCACGGAGAATTTCGAGGAGGAGATACACGGGACCACAGAAAGACGTGCACTGCGAACCGACAGCCCTGAGGCAATCTTCGACATCGGACAGAGCTTCAAGGTTCGAGAAATAGTGCATTCGCCTGAAAAACGTGTGCGCCAAACAACAGGCAGACGATCCCGCACAACAGCCGCGAACAAGCGAGGCAAATATATTCGGGCTGCGGAACCTCGCGGCAATCATGATCTGGCTCTGGATGCAACGTTGAGAGCCGCGGCTCCACATCAGATTCATCGGGAAAAAAAGCCCGGAATGGCGGTTGTCATCAGAAACGAAGATATCAGAGAAAAAATCCGGGAAACACGAACTGGCAATTTTCTCCTTTTTCTTGTGGATGCCAGTGGCTCCATGGGGGCAAAAGGGAGAATGGTCGCTTCTAAAGGTGCAATCATGTCATTGTTGCATGACGCATATCAGAAGCGAGATCGGATTGCGATGATATCGTTCAGGAAACAAGAGGCGGTGGTAAATCTTCCTCCTACTTCTTCCATGTACTTGGCTGGTAAGCTGTTGAAAGAACTCCCGGTTGGCGGAAAAACACCTCTCGCCGCGGGTCTGCGCAAAGGCGGCGAACTCTTGCGCACTATGATGATCAAAGATCCAGGTTGCAGACCGATTGTAATTGTGATTACGGATGGAAAAGCTAACGAAGGTATCGGCAAAGGCGACCCTTTCTGGGAGGCTCTTGCCATTGCACAGAGCATTGCCTCTGATAAACGGATCAAATCAGTGGTGGTGGACGCAGAGGAAGAAGGAACTTTCCATGATGGATTGGCCGCGCGACTGGCAAAAGTAATGGCTGCAGATTACTTTCGCATCAAGGATCTCAAGGCGGACGTACTTTTGAGAATCGCTCGAAACAGCGGTACCTGA